AGGGTGCGCAGGAGCAACTGCTGGGCCAGGCTCATGCGGGCGTGCGGCGGCATCTCGAAGGCCCTGAATTCCAGCAGCCCCAGCCGGCCGGCACTGCTGTCCGGTGAAAAGAGCTTGTCGATGCAAAATTCCGCCCGATGGGTGTTGCCGGTGACATCCACCAGCAGATTGCGGAAAAGCCGATCCACCAGCCACGGCGGGCAGGAATCGTACACGTCCATCTGCCGGTCCAGTTCGGCAAAGGCGATTTCCAGCTCGTAGAGGCTGTCGTGACGGGCCTCGTCGATCCGGGGCTGCTGGCTGGTGGGACCGATGAAAAGGCCCGAAAAAAGGAAGCGCAAGGAGGGGTGGTTGTTCCAGAAGGTGACCAGGCTGCGCAGCAGGTCCGGCCGCCGCAGAAACGGGCTGTCCTCCGGCGTCGCCCCGCCGAGGACGATGTGATTGCCGCCGCCGGTGCCGGTGTGGCGGCCATCAAGCATAAATTTTTCCGTGCCCAGCCGCGTCTGGCGCGCCGTTTCGTAAAGGGTGGTGGTGCCATCCACCAGTTCGCGCCAGGTGTGCATGGGTTGGATGTTGACTTCGATCACGCCGGGATCGGGTGTAATTTTAAGATTCTTGAGCCGAGGGTCGTAAGGCGGCGTATAGCCCTCAATAATGACGGGCATCCCGGTGGCAGCGGCGGTGGCCTCGATGGCGGCCACCAGTTCCAGGTAGCCTTCAAGGACGGTGACCGGCGGCATGAAAACGTACAGGCATCCCTTGCGGGGCTGCACGCACAGGGCCGTGCGGACCAGCCAGGCGGCCGATTCGCCGGCCGCGGGGGCCGGGTCGTCAAAGGGCTTGGGCTGGGTGCGGATGTCTTCCCCCACCGCTTCGGCGGCGGCGCCCTCGACAAAGTGCTGCCCGTCGTGCGGGTCGGGCAGCGGTCCGCGATCGGCCATGGGATCCAGGGGGTGGTCGTAGGTCAGATCCTTTTTGGCGACCCAGGGCAGCGATTCCAGAGGAAGTCGCAGCCCGGCCGGTGAATCGCCGGGCAGCAGATACATGTAATCGCTGCGCAGCGGCCACGGTCCGCTTTTCCACGACCCGTACTGCAGGGGCAGGACGTAGCCGACCACGGCGCCCAATCCTTTCGTGAAGGTCTGCACCATGCGCGCCCGCTGCTCGGGATCATTCAGCCGTGGATCGGTGGGCGATACATTGGCCGGCAGTCGCTGTTCCTTGTACAGGTAGTATAAAATGTCCTCGAAGCTTTCGCGGATATACCGCCGGTCAACGCCCAACCGGTCGGCCAGGGCCTTGATGAACCGTTTGGCCTCCGGGGCGCCGTAGCCATAATCCGTCGACGCATCGGCCATCCAGCAGTCGTTTTGCCAGATGGGCTTGCCGTCCGTTCGCCAGTAGCAGCCCAGTGCCCAGCGGGGCAGCGATTCGCCCGGATACCATTTCCCCTGGCCGTAATGCAGCAGTCCGCCCGGCGCCCACTGCAGCCGCAAACGCTTGATCAACTGCTCGCTAAGGCGTTGCTTCTCCTCGCCCAGGGCTTCGGTGTTCCATTGGTCGCCGTCCATGTCGTCGATGGAAACGAAGGTGGGCTCGCCGCCCATGGTCAGCCGCACATCCGCTTCTTCCAGCTGCCGGTCCACCCGGTCGCCCAGATCGAGGATCGCCTCCCAGACCGGCTCGGGGTAAGGTCGCGTGGAGCGGGGTTCTTCGCGAATCCGCCGCACGCTCATGGTGTGGCTGAAATCGACTTCGCATTTTTCCAGGGCGCCGGTGATGGGGGCCGCACTTTGCGGCTCCGGGGAACAGGCCAGGGGAATGTGCCCTTCGCCGGCGAACAGGCCCGAGGTGGGATCCATCCCCACCCAGCCGGCGCCGGGGATGTAGACCTCGGTCCAAGCATGGAGATCGGTAAAATCGGCCTCCGGTCCGGACGGGCCGTCCAGGGATTTGACGTCCGCCGCCAGTTGGATCAGATAGCCGGAAACGAAGCGGGCCGCCAAGCCCAGGTGGCGCAGGATGTTGACCAGCAGCCAGGCCGAATCCCGGCATGAGCCGCTGCCCAGGGTCAGGGTCTGCTCGCAGCTTTGCACATTGGGTTCCATGCGGATGAGATAGCTGATTTCCCGGCTCAAGCGCTGGTTCAGATCCACCAGGAAATCGATGGTCTGTTTGGGTTTTCTTTCGATGCCCGCCAGATAATCGGCCAGTTTTTCGCCGGCCGGTTCGCATTCCAGGTAAGGCGCCAGATCCGTTTTCAGCCGCCGTTCGTAGGCAAAGGGAAAGGAATCGGCCGCCGGTTCCAGGAAAAAGTCGAAGGGGTTGATGATGATCATGTCGGCCACCAGGTCCACCTCGACCTGAAAGACGTCCGTTTTTTCCGGGAAGACCAGCCGGCCCAGATAGTTGCTGAAGGGATCCAATTGCCAGTTGAGAAAATGGTTCGGAGGCGTGACCGTTACCGAATAGCTCAGGATCGGCGTGCGGCAATGGGGCGCTGGCCGGAGGCGCATGGTCTGGGGGGAGAGGGTGACGCGCCGGTCATAGCGATAAAGGGTTTTGTGATTCAGGGCGACATGAATTCCCAAGGACGGTTCCTTTCAACATGGATGAAGCGGTTCGTTGATATCGGCCTTCTAAGGAAGTGATATCTGTTCAGGCACAGTTTTTCGTGGGAGCGGCGTCCCCGCCGCGATGATTACCGACTAAATCGCGGCTGGAAGCCGCTCCCACAACTCCACCACTTCCTTTCGGGTGTGTGGCCACAGATGGTCTGAAAAAGCTTTTTACGAGTCCGTCAGTATTACTGCTCGGCACTCACCGCCTCAACAACCGGTTTGATGTTAAAATACGTGGTGCCGATGGCCGCGTCAATCCGGTTGAGCCGAATCTGAAGGTTGTCCAGGTATTCGTGCATGCCCCTGGCGATCACCTCGTCGATGTCGCCGTAGGCCAGATCGGCTTCGAGGCGCCCGACCTGCTTTTCGGCGGCATTGCGCGACGCTCCATCGCCGCCGCCGTTGATCCGCTGCAGGCAGATCTTGGATTTGCTGACGCAGTGACGGATGGAACGCGGAAAATGGCGGTCGAAAATCAAAAAATCGGCCACGTTGCGCGGCGTGATCAAATGATGCCGCTTGCGGAACATCTCAAAGGCACTGGCGGATTTGAGCACCGCTGTCCATTGGATGTTGTCGATGGACGAGTTGACCAGATCGGCCCGGGGCAGCAGCATGAAGTACTTGACGTCCAGAATTCGCGAAGTTTTGTCCGCACGTTCGATCATCATGCCGATGCGGGCGAAATTCCAGGCCTCGCCCTGATTCATGGTGGAGTCCATCAGCCCGGTGAACAGGTGGCTGCGCATCTGGATGATCTTGAAAAAACGGTGAGGATCGGCCAGGGCCATGGCTGGGCTCTGATTGTCGACCAGTTCCAGATAAAAGTTGTTGAGGTGCTCCCACATCTCCGAAGAGATGATCTCGCGGATGGAACGGCCGTTTTCGCGGGCCGCCGCCAGGCAGCTCAGGATGGAATTGGGATAATCGCGGTTGAAGGTCAGGAAGCGAATCACCGCCTCCTGGAGACAATTCGGACAATTTTCTTTAAACAGGGCCTGGTCGCCGGTGGTCATGATGACCGACTCCCAGTGCTGGTCTTTTTCGGATG
This window of the uncultured Desulfosarcina sp. genome carries:
- a CDS encoding alpha-E domain-containing protein, which gives rise to MLSRVANSIYWMCRYIERAENVARFISVNLNLLLDMPSEKDQHWESVIMTTGDQALFKENCPNCLQEAVIRFLTFNRDYPNSILSCLAAARENGRSIREIISSEMWEHLNNFYLELVDNQSPAMALADPHRFFKIIQMRSHLFTGLMDSTMNQGEAWNFARIGMMIERADKTSRILDVKYFMLLPRADLVNSSIDNIQWTAVLKSASAFEMFRKRHHLITPRNVADFLIFDRHFPRSIRHCVSKSKICLQRINGGGDGASRNAAEKQVGRLEADLAYGDIDEVIARGMHEYLDNLQIRLNRIDAAIGTTYFNIKPVVEAVSAEQ
- a CDS encoding transglutaminase family protein, which gives rise to MGIHVALNHKTLYRYDRRVTLSPQTMRLRPAPHCRTPILSYSVTVTPPNHFLNWQLDPFSNYLGRLVFPEKTDVFQVEVDLVADMIIINPFDFFLEPAADSFPFAYERRLKTDLAPYLECEPAGEKLADYLAGIERKPKQTIDFLVDLNQRLSREISYLIRMEPNVQSCEQTLTLGSGSCRDSAWLLVNILRHLGLAARFVSGYLIQLAADVKSLDGPSGPEADFTDLHAWTEVYIPGAGWVGMDPTSGLFAGEGHIPLACSPEPQSAAPITGALEKCEVDFSHTMSVRRIREEPRSTRPYPEPVWEAILDLGDRVDRQLEEADVRLTMGGEPTFVSIDDMDGDQWNTEALGEEKQRLSEQLIKRLRLQWAPGGLLHYGQGKWYPGESLPRWALGCYWRTDGKPIWQNDCWMADASTDYGYGAPEAKRFIKALADRLGVDRRYIRESFEDILYYLYKEQRLPANVSPTDPRLNDPEQRARMVQTFTKGLGAVVGYVLPLQYGSWKSGPWPLRSDYMYLLPGDSPAGLRLPLESLPWVAKKDLTYDHPLDPMADRGPLPDPHDGQHFVEGAAAEAVGEDIRTQPKPFDDPAPAAGESAAWLVRTALCVQPRKGCLYVFMPPVTVLEGYLELVAAIEATAAATGMPVIIEGYTPPYDPRLKNLKITPDPGVIEVNIQPMHTWRELVDGTTTLYETARQTRLGTEKFMLDGRHTGTGGGNHIVLGGATPEDSPFLRRPDLLRSLVTFWNNHPSLRFLFSGLFIGPTSQQPRIDEARHDSLYELEIAFAELDRQMDVYDSCPPWLVDRLFRNLLVDVTGNTHRAEFCIDKLFSPDSSAGRLGLLEFRAFEMPPHARMSLAQQLLLRTLLLWFWKTPYRRRLVRWGTRLHDRFMLPDPLRQDFNDVLESLQQAGFPISMDFFHPHFEFRFPIYGRVTYKGMEMELRQALEPWHVLGEEPGGGGTVRYVDSSVERLQVKVTGMTDSQHRVVCNGRRVPLQPTGVDGVFLAGIRYRACQPPACLHPTIGVDTPLTIDLFDTWSQRAVAGCTYHVGHPGGRNYETFPVNGWEAEGRRHARFIPGGHTPGARVTVPEAETNPEFPYTLDLRRRTG